One Pygocentrus nattereri isolate fPygNat1 chromosome 23, fPygNat1.pri, whole genome shotgun sequence genomic window carries:
- the ube2g1a gene encoding ubiquitin-conjugating enzyme E2 G1a, with amino-acid sequence MTEPQSALLLRRQLAELNKNPVEGFSAGLIDDNDLYRWEVLIIGPPDTLYEGGVFKAHLTFPKDYPLRPPKMKFITEIWHPNVDKNGDVCISILHEPGEDKYGYEKPEERWLPIHTVETIMISVISMLADPNGDSPANVDAAKEWREDRHGEFKRKVARCVRKSQETAFE; translated from the exons ATGACGGAGCCGCAGTCAGCGCTGCTACTCAGGAGACAGCTGGCAG AATTGAATAAAAACCCAGTGGAAGGGTTTTCTGCAGGACTGATAGATGATAATGACCTCTACAGATGGGAAGTGCTAATAATTGGTCCTCCTGATACACTGTA tgaaggtggagtGTTTAAAGCCCATCTCACATTTCCCAAAGACTATCCTCTCAGGCCCCCCAAAATGAAATTCATCACAGAGATATGGCACCCAAATG TTGACAAGAACGGTGACGTATGTATTTCTATTTTGCACGAGCCGGGGGAGGACAAGTACGGTTACGAAAAGCCAGAGGAACGCTGGCTCCCCATCCACACTGTGGAGACCATCATGATTAGTGTCATCTCTATGCTGGCTGATCCAAATGGAGACTCTCCTGCCAATGTGGACGCAGCA aaaGAATGGAGGGAAGACAGACATGGTGAATTCAAACGGAAAGTTGCCCGTTGTGTACGAAAGAGCCAAGAGACTGCCTTTGAGTGA